From a single Azospirillum fermentarium genomic region:
- the tyrS gene encoding tyrosine--tRNA ligase produces MTTLKSDFLRTLTERGFIHQCTDLEGLDTRLAQGPVSAYIGFDCTADSLHAGGLIQIMMLRWLQKTGHRPIVLMGGGTTRIGDPSFRDESRPLLDDAQIGRNMAGIKRVFSKYLTFGDGPTDAIMVNNADWLDGLQYIPFLRDVGRHFTINRMMSFDSVKIRLDREQPLTFLEFNYMILQAYDFMELSRRQNCLLQMGGSDQWGNIVNGVELTRRTDQREVYGLTSPLLTTASGAKMGKTASGAVWLNDDRLGAYEFWQYWRNTEDADVGRFLRLYTELPLDEVARLEALQGAEINEAKKVLATAITALCHGDGAAHEAAETARRTFEQGATAEGLPTIEVPRAALEAGIALADLFVTAGLTASKGESRRKIKEAALKLNDGAITDEAARATAADLSADGVIKLSFGKKKHALVKAV; encoded by the coding sequence ATCTGGAAGGGCTGGATACCCGTCTGGCCCAGGGGCCGGTTTCGGCGTACATCGGTTTCGACTGCACCGCCGACAGCCTGCACGCCGGCGGCCTGATCCAGATCATGATGCTGCGCTGGCTGCAAAAAACCGGGCACCGCCCCATCGTCCTGATGGGCGGCGGCACCACCCGCATCGGCGACCCCAGCTTCCGCGACGAAAGCCGTCCGCTGCTGGACGACGCCCAGATCGGCCGCAACATGGCCGGCATCAAGCGCGTGTTCAGCAAGTACCTGACCTTCGGCGACGGCCCCACCGACGCCATCATGGTGAACAACGCCGATTGGCTGGACGGGTTGCAGTACATCCCGTTTTTGCGCGACGTGGGCCGCCACTTCACCATCAACCGGATGATGAGCTTCGACTCGGTCAAGATCCGTCTGGACCGCGAACAGCCGCTGACGTTCCTGGAATTCAACTACATGATCCTCCAGGCCTACGACTTCATGGAGCTGTCGCGGCGGCAGAACTGCCTGCTGCAGATGGGCGGGTCGGACCAGTGGGGCAACATCGTCAACGGCGTCGAACTGACCCGCCGCACCGACCAGCGCGAGGTCTACGGCCTGACCTCTCCCCTGCTGACCACGGCGTCGGGGGCGAAGATGGGCAAGACCGCCTCGGGTGCGGTGTGGCTGAACGACGACCGGCTCGGCGCGTACGAGTTCTGGCAGTACTGGCGCAACACCGAGGACGCGGACGTGGGCCGCTTCCTGCGCCTCTACACCGAACTGCCGCTGGACGAGGTGGCCCGGCTGGAAGCGCTGCAAGGCGCCGAGATCAACGAGGCCAAGAAGGTTCTCGCCACCGCCATCACCGCGCTGTGCCACGGCGACGGCGCCGCCCATGAGGCCGCCGAGACCGCCCGGCGCACCTTCGAACAGGGCGCCACCGCCGAGGGGCTGCCCACCATCGAGGTGCCCCGCGCCGCGCTGGAGGCCGGCATCGCGCTGGCCGACCTGTTCGTCACCGCCGGCCTGACCGCATCGAAGGGCGAAAGCCGCCGCAAGATCAAGGAAGCGGCGCTGAAGCTCAACGACGGCGCCATCACCGACGAGGCCGCCCGCGCCACCGCCGCCGACCTGTCGGCCGATGGGGTGATCAAGCTGTCGTTCGGCAAGAAGAAGCACGCGCTGGTCAAGGCCGTGTGA